One region of Acidobacteriota bacterium genomic DNA includes:
- a CDS encoding ROK family protein translates to MSESIIGVDLGGTKISVGTVRGGDVIRIVRREVPARESADAVLGEIFRAIDDVFDPSVVGIGCGVPSVVDVAEGVVFDVENIPSWKEMPLKAKLEERFGVPASINNDANAFAVGEHVFGAGRAFRDLVALTLGTGMGTGVIVNGRLFSGTNCGVGEIGMMAHKGLRLEDYCSGPFFQREYGAPGDEIYRRAREGDSEALAAFERFGDELAEAVMVALYAYDPQAVIFGGSISSAFELFEGGLRQGLERFAYRRVVERLVMKPSTLENSAVLGAAALYVDAKG, encoded by the coding sequence GTGTCCGAGTCGATCATTGGTGTCGATCTCGGCGGAACCAAGATCTCGGTCGGCACGGTGCGCGGAGGCGACGTCATCCGGATTGTGCGCCGGGAGGTGCCGGCGCGGGAATCGGCGGACGCCGTCCTAGGAGAGATCTTCCGTGCCATAGACGACGTCTTCGACCCCTCGGTTGTCGGTATCGGCTGTGGCGTGCCGAGCGTTGTCGATGTCGCCGAGGGTGTTGTCTTCGACGTCGAGAACATCCCTTCGTGGAAAGAGATGCCTTTGAAGGCGAAACTCGAGGAACGGTTCGGCGTGCCGGCGTCGATCAACAACGATGCCAACGCGTTCGCGGTCGGCGAGCATGTCTTCGGTGCGGGCCGGGCCTTTCGAGATCTGGTAGCCCTCACTCTCGGCACCGGCATGGGCACCGGCGTGATCGTCAATGGCCGTCTCTTCAGCGGGACCAACTGTGGGGTTGGTGAAATCGGCATGATGGCTCACAAGGGCTTGAGGCTCGAGGACTACTGCTCGGGACCATTCTTTCAGCGCGAGTACGGTGCGCCGGGCGACGAGATCTACCGTCGGGCCCGCGAAGGAGACTCCGAGGCCTTGGCTGCATTCGAACGGTTCGGTGACGAGTTGGCCGAGGCGGTGATGGTCGCCCTCTACGCCTACGATCCCCAGGCGGTGATCTTCGGCGGTTCGATCAGCAGCGCATTCGAACTCTTCGAGGGAGGCCTGCGCCAGGGGCTCGAGCGGTTCGCCTACCGGAGGGTCGTAGAACGGCTGGTCATGAAACCGAGCACTCTGGAAAACTCTGCCGTGCTCGGAGCGGCAGCGCTCTATGTGGATGCAAAAGGATAA